From the Teredinibacter turnerae T7901 genome, one window contains:
- a CDS encoding DUF3626 domain-containing protein: MPASHSLNQMLQLELMETFLSATQCKVLENFRALGSKLEDYAKLEVTINFHPDQITSGGFLVLEAIANDGLLRSQFETGTSNGGLTAFPGGDRWKWESKAFKGLYDSCHVSERPKYGALNHRLSQSGGAPRFGSSHFKLRRHLLERTTFCYPESWVGPLDYGMADRVKNLIEMADSDTLDLLDNYVEAHIHGPISVENDVEALVVDPIYKGTEIEKFAEKIKCDIRWHKGFNLSIEEFEFHADYRGAEYVDLAKLIVVKGHVNPKLIGMAVSQGTYDRQDLKKVWHYLARFGDLNRVV, translated from the coding sequence ATGCCTGCTTCACACTCCTTGAACCAGATGCTGCAACTTGAACTTATGGAAACGTTTCTAAGCGCCACACAGTGTAAAGTACTGGAAAATTTCAGGGCATTAGGTAGCAAACTTGAGGATTACGCCAAGCTAGAAGTTACAATTAACTTTCATCCAGACCAAATCACAAGCGGCGGGTTTCTTGTTCTTGAAGCTATCGCCAATGACGGCCTACTGCGATCACAGTTCGAAACGGGTACTAGCAACGGTGGATTGACAGCATTTCCTGGCGGTGACCGGTGGAAGTGGGAAAGTAAAGCTTTTAAGGGGCTATATGACAGCTGCCATGTCTCTGAACGCCCCAAATACGGCGCGCTGAACCACCGACTTAGCCAGTCAGGGGGGGCGCCTAGATTTGGCTCGTCCCACTTTAAGCTGAGAAGACATTTATTGGAGAGAACGACATTCTGCTATCCGGAAAGCTGGGTTGGTCCGTTGGATTACGGAATGGCCGATCGCGTAAAGAACTTAATCGAAATGGCTGATTCGGATACATTAGATTTGCTGGACAACTACGTTGAAGCACACATTCATGGTCCGATTTCAGTTGAAAATGATGTTGAAGCTCTTGTGGTAGATCCTATTTACAAGGGCACTGAAATTGAAAAATTTGCCGAAAAAATCAAATGCGATATCCGCTGGCACAAAGGGTTTAACCTTTCAATAGAGGAATTTGAATTCCATGCGGATTATAGGGGCGCAGAATACGTTGATCTAGCGAAACTGATAGTGGTAAAAGGTCATGTTAATCCCAAGCTCATTGGTATGGCCGTAAGCCAAGGGACATATGATCGGCAAGATCTCAAGAAAGTTTGGCATTATTTAGCTAGATTTGGTGACTTGAATCGTGTTGTATAA
- a CDS encoding IS3 family transposase, producing the protein MFEFIDLNKSQHSIALMCRLYGVSRHGYNSWRRRGESRRKREDSEIYSLINRIFQKHQGCYGSPKITQELRKQGVNVGQKRVARLMQEHGLKAVKARMYRTKAYQHVFQKASPNRIKDFTPTGINQLWVADVTYIRMPDESWQYLSVIMDRYSRRIISWSLGENRTAELTSNTLARAMRNRKGAKNVILHSDKGIEYIATSFRRKLHHYGIQQSMNGVKQMNDNAHIESFFQDFKTERIKRKAFNTVDELRGIISEYMRYYNHERSHSVIGYISPAKFESRIAV; encoded by the coding sequence ATCTTTGAATTCATCGACCTAAATAAGTCGCAGCACAGCATTGCGCTAATGTGCAGGTTGTATGGTGTAAGCAGACACGGTTACAACAGTTGGCGACGAAGGGGCGAGAGTAGGCGTAAGCGGGAAGATAGCGAGATCTACTCACTGATTAACCGTATTTTTCAAAAGCACCAAGGATGCTACGGAAGCCCGAAGATAACGCAGGAGCTACGCAAACAGGGGGTCAATGTAGGTCAGAAAAGGGTGGCCAGGCTCATGCAGGAGCACGGACTAAAGGCTGTAAAGGCCAGAATGTACAGGACAAAGGCTTATCAGCATGTATTTCAGAAAGCGAGCCCTAACCGAATAAAGGATTTTACCCCAACGGGAATTAATCAGCTTTGGGTAGCAGACGTGACCTATATCCGCATGCCAGATGAAAGCTGGCAATACCTATCGGTCATCATGGATCGCTACAGTCGTCGAATAATAAGTTGGTCTCTTGGAGAAAATCGTACAGCGGAATTGACGAGCAACACCCTTGCGAGGGCAATGCGGAATCGCAAAGGCGCGAAAAACGTTATTCTGCATTCAGACAAAGGGATAGAATATATCGCAACATCATTTAGAAGAAAGCTACACCACTACGGCATACAGCAAAGCATGAATGGTGTTAAGCAAATGAATGACAATGCGCATATCGAGTCTTTCTTTCAGGATTTTAAAACAGAAAGAATTAAGAGGAAGGCTTTTAATACGGTAGATGAGTTGAGGGGAATAATCAGCGAATACATGCGCTACTACAACCATGAGCGTTCGCATTCGGTGATTGGGTATATATCACCCGCTAAATTTGAGAGTAGAATAGCGGTTTAA
- a CDS encoding GNAT family N-acetyltransferase yields the protein MYISLALNFTQKRSPQYMQLSKALCETEIMAHELKTERLILSQLTRKDCADFQRLITNDDVTRYCFDPLSAAEVENSFESRIKDWDTKQSHWLALAVYLKETNEFLGVTGFRNTSNQKQVEVGFMFLPKFHGRGFATESLKAVLDYALFLGYETVVANVTEPNVESTKVLEKCAFRQSGSDAEGVLIGTVAYTNVSYLFRKCTIT from the coding sequence TTGTATATTTCGCTGGCGCTCAATTTTACACAAAAACGCTCTCCGCAGTATATGCAGCTGAGCAAGGCGTTATGTGAAACCGAGATCATGGCTCACGAACTAAAAACTGAGAGGCTAATTCTTTCGCAGCTAACGCGAAAGGATTGCGCTGATTTTCAGCGTCTCATTACAAATGATGATGTGACAAGGTATTGTTTTGATCCTTTGTCAGCAGCGGAAGTCGAGAATTCCTTCGAGTCACGCATAAAGGATTGGGATACTAAGCAGTCCCACTGGTTAGCGTTGGCTGTTTACCTAAAAGAAACGAATGAATTTTTAGGTGTAACTGGTTTCAGAAATACATCTAACCAAAAACAAGTCGAGGTTGGGTTTATGTTCCTGCCAAAATTCCATGGTCGAGGCTTTGCTACTGAGTCGCTTAAAGCAGTGTTAGACTATGCATTATTTCTGGGCTACGAAACAGTGGTGGCAAACGTCACTGAACCCAACGTGGAATCAACAAAAGTTTTAGAAAAATGTGCTTTTAGGCAATCTGGAAGTGATGCTGAAGGGGTGCTCATCGGTACTGTCGCGTATACAAATGTATCGTATCTATTTAGAAAGTGCACAATCACATAA
- a CDS encoding roadblock/LC7 domain-containing protein, with product MSQLHLKRALLELSLEHGVIGCALVATDTGFVFASTLVQSEFEIIAESARDYWILHTKNTQAFDRLGDVRNISVQHQKGLLNVQPCDDQTLLVTLAKLGHVQWQNWPEKVANLAKNLSVSAN from the coding sequence ATGAGTCAGCTCCACCTAAAACGCGCACTACTTGAGTTAAGCCTCGAACACGGCGTTATAGGTTGTGCACTTGTGGCAACCGATACCGGATTTGTGTTTGCGTCTACTCTCGTTCAGTCAGAGTTCGAAATTATCGCCGAATCTGCGCGCGATTATTGGATCTTACACACAAAAAACACTCAAGCTTTTGACCGGCTTGGTGATGTGCGTAATATTTCAGTTCAGCACCAGAAAGGACTACTCAACGTACAGCCATGTGACGACCAAACGCTGCTCGTAACGCTGGCTAAACTGGGCCATGTACAATGGCAAAACTGGCCGGAAAAAGTCGCCAATTTAGCAAAAAATTTATCGGTATCTGCTAACTAG
- a CDS encoding IS1182 family transposase — translation MAHYKQGNDKQGEFVAVIPEEQITEGSFEATVCLIVDHVLDLSSFESDFNNDAGGASAYSPGTLLKIILSAYHRGITSSRKIEHLCRYNTVFMALSGFLTPDHSTIAAFVSKNPQRLEGIFIEIVLQCDYLGLIGGDTLALDGCKIPSNASKEWSGTKTDFTKKHQKIQRAVRRVMARHRQEDAQGVVNTPVREKEEKQIAKLKRINKKLKSALNDMVDKRGHNGKVRKTNLTDPDSANMMSGNGGALQGYVGLAATDKLNQVIVNADVTGDSEQSTLKPMIDKLLASDRLDGCQLLADAGFHSGANLDYCAEKGVNAYIADTLYRKRDARFVDHQDKKPKVRKQKYFQSSDFDYDSQAQRCWCPEGKELWLCSSGYQNKGVEYIRFEGYLNDCKNCSIQAHCLRNGVKDRGRQVSIRKDTPKNNSRAIDRMKRKMDSPEGRAIYSDRIGIVEPVFAHMKHIMGLRWFSLRSLKKVSGQWYLFCAVHNLVKIQKYGSYAR, via the coding sequence ATGGCGCATTACAAACAAGGTAATGATAAACAGGGGGAATTTGTCGCTGTTATTCCCGAGGAACAAATAACAGAGGGCAGCTTTGAGGCGACAGTCTGCTTGATTGTCGATCATGTGTTAGATCTCTCCTCGTTTGAAAGCGATTTTAACAACGATGCGGGTGGCGCATCGGCATACAGCCCGGGCACTCTCCTCAAGATCATACTTTCTGCGTATCATCGCGGCATTACCAGCAGCCGTAAAATCGAACATTTGTGCCGATACAACACGGTGTTCATGGCACTCTCTGGTTTTCTAACCCCGGATCATTCCACTATTGCAGCGTTTGTTTCAAAGAATCCACAGCGCCTTGAAGGCATATTTATAGAAATCGTGTTGCAGTGTGATTACCTGGGGCTGATTGGTGGCGACACTCTGGCATTGGATGGCTGCAAAATTCCCTCAAACGCCTCGAAGGAATGGTCGGGAACTAAGACCGACTTCACGAAGAAACATCAAAAAATTCAACGTGCAGTAAGGCGAGTGATGGCACGGCATCGTCAAGAAGACGCTCAGGGCGTGGTGAACACACCGGTGCGTGAAAAAGAAGAAAAACAGATAGCAAAACTCAAGCGCATCAATAAAAAGCTAAAATCGGCCCTCAATGACATGGTGGATAAACGGGGGCACAACGGAAAAGTTCGTAAGACCAACCTCACCGATCCTGATAGCGCCAATATGATGTCCGGTAACGGTGGTGCGTTACAAGGGTACGTCGGTTTGGCCGCAACCGATAAACTGAACCAGGTCATTGTCAATGCTGATGTAACTGGTGATAGCGAACAATCCACACTCAAGCCCATGATTGATAAACTCCTAGCATCCGACAGGCTAGATGGCTGTCAACTGCTGGCAGATGCTGGGTTTCATAGCGGGGCGAATTTAGACTATTGCGCAGAGAAAGGCGTCAATGCCTATATTGCGGATACCCTCTATCGTAAACGCGATGCGAGGTTTGTGGATCACCAAGATAAAAAGCCGAAGGTAAGAAAACAGAAATACTTTCAATCGAGTGACTTCGACTATGACTCGCAAGCACAACGCTGTTGGTGTCCAGAGGGAAAAGAACTCTGGCTTTGCTCCTCTGGATATCAAAACAAAGGCGTCGAATACATTCGCTTTGAAGGTTACCTCAACGACTGTAAAAACTGCTCGATACAAGCACACTGTTTACGTAATGGGGTCAAAGACCGCGGCAGACAGGTGAGCATCCGCAAAGACACCCCTAAAAACAACAGCCGCGCCATTGATCGAATGAAACGCAAAATGGACAGTCCCGAAGGCAGGGCCATCTACTCGGATCGCATTGGTATTGTCGAACCCGTATTTGCGCATATGAAACACATAATGGGGTTGCGTTGGTTTAGCTTGAGGAGCCTTAAAAAGGTGTCTGGACAATGGTATTTATTCTGTGCGGTACATAACTTGGTAAAAATACAGAAATATGGGAGCTATGCCCGATGA
- a CDS encoding IS110 family transposase produces the protein MKTTTKTTERNVGIDIGKSTLDIFVLEQDNHWQTDNTEAGVRALAARLARYKLARIVVEATGGYERKLVYALAEKGLPVVVVQPMHVRQFAKAQGILAKTDKLDARVIAEFGAIMKPPIRQIQTKKIRYFRDLLARRRQLMEARTQELNRLDKADKAIQSTHKRLIKILDKEVAWVTAKLERTVGEVTEWQETYEIVTSVPGVGDGVAHTLLGELPELGSLSPRQVAALCGLAPFNKDSGSFKGKRRIKGGRAPIRTMLYMAMMCAIQHNPVMKKFYAKLVAAGKHKKVALTACMRKLVTILNAMVRDGRRWQEA, from the coding sequence ATGAAAACAACTACCAAAACTACAGAAAGAAATGTTGGCATTGATATCGGTAAATCTACTCTGGATATCTTTGTCTTAGAGCAGGACAACCACTGGCAAACTGATAATACCGAAGCCGGTGTGCGAGCATTGGCAGCCCGGCTAGCGCGTTACAAACTCGCTAGAATTGTCGTTGAAGCCACGGGCGGCTATGAGCGTAAGCTTGTCTATGCCTTGGCTGAGAAAGGCCTACCGGTCGTAGTCGTGCAACCCATGCACGTGCGGCAATTCGCCAAAGCTCAGGGAATATTGGCGAAGACGGACAAGCTCGATGCCAGGGTTATCGCTGAATTTGGAGCGATAATGAAACCCCCAATTCGTCAGATCCAGACTAAAAAGATTCGATATTTCAGAGACTTACTGGCAAGACGCCGCCAACTCATGGAGGCGAGAACTCAAGAGCTTAACCGTTTGGATAAAGCCGATAAAGCGATTCAATCAACGCACAAGCGCTTAATCAAAATACTTGATAAGGAGGTTGCCTGGGTTACCGCTAAGCTTGAGCGCACTGTCGGCGAGGTTACCGAATGGCAGGAAACCTATGAGATCGTTACCAGCGTACCAGGTGTTGGGGACGGCGTCGCTCACACACTGCTGGGGGAGCTGCCCGAGCTAGGTTCATTATCGCCGCGGCAGGTCGCGGCCTTGTGTGGCCTCGCACCCTTTAACAAAGACAGCGGTTCATTTAAAGGCAAACGACGCATAAAAGGTGGCAGAGCCCCAATACGTACCATGTTATATATGGCTATGATGTGCGCGATTCAGCACAACCCAGTCATGAAAAAATTCTACGCTAAATTGGTTGCCGCAGGTAAACACAAAAAAGTTGCACTAACGGCCTGCATGCGAAAACTCGTGACCATCTTGAACGCAATGGTACGCGACGGAAGACGCTGGCAAGAGGCATAA
- a CDS encoding IS1182 family transposase: MAHYKQGNDKQGEFVAVIPEEQITEGSFEATVCLIVDHVLDLSSFESDFNNDAGGASAYSLGTLLKIILSAYHRGITSSRKIEHLCRYNTVFMALSGFLTPDHSTIAAFVSKNPQRLEGIFIEIVLQCDYLGLIGGDTLALDGCKIPSNASKEWSGTKADFTKKHQKIQRAVRRVMARHRQEDAEGVVNTPVREKEEKQIEKLKRINKKLKTALSDMVDKRGHNGKVRKTNLTDPDSANMMSGNGGALQGYVGLAATDKLNQVIVNADVTGDSEQSTLQPMIDKLHASDRLDGCQLLADAGFHSGVNLDYCAEKGVDAYIADTLYRKRDARFVDHQDKKPKARKQKYFQSSDFEYDPQAQRCWCPAGKELWLCSSGYQNKGVEYIRFEGYLNDCKNCAMQAQCLRNGVKDRGRQVSIRKDTPKNNSRAIDRMKRKMDGPEGRAIQADRIGIVEPVFAHMKHIIGLRWFSLRGIKKVSGQWYLFCAVHNLVKIQKYGSYA; the protein is encoded by the coding sequence ATGGCGCATTACAAGCAAGGTAATGATAAACAGGGGGAATTTGTCGCTGTTATTCCTGAGGAACAAATAACAGAGGGCAGCTTTGAGGCGACAGTCTGCTTGATTGTCGATCATGTGCTAGATCTCTCCTCGTTTGAAAGCGATTTTAACAACGATGCGGGTGGCGCTTCTGCATACAGCCTGGGAACTCTCCTCAAGATCATACTTTCTGCGTATCATCGCGGAATAACCAGCAGCCGTAAAATCGAACATTTGTGCCGATACAATACAGTGTTCATGGCACTCTCTGGTTTTCTCACCCCGGATCATTCCACTATCGCCGCGTTTGTTTCAAAGAACCCTCAACGACTTGAAGGCATATTTATAGAAATCGTGTTGCAGTGTGACTACCTGGGCCTGATTGGTGGTGACACACTGGCATTGGATGGCTGTAAAATTCCCTCAAACGCCTCGAAGGAATGGTCGGGAACTAAGGCCGACTTCACGAAGAAACATCAAAAAATTCAACGTGCGGTAAGGCGGGTGATGGCACGGCATCGTCAAGAAGATGCTGAGGGCGTGGTGAACACCCCGGTGCGTGAAAAAGAAGAAAAGCAGATAGAAAAACTCAAACGCATCAATAAAAAGCTAAAAACCGCCCTCAGTGATATGGTGGATAAACGGGGGCATAACGGAAAAGTTCGTAAGACCAACCTCACCGACCCTGATAGCGCCAATATGATGTCCGGTAACGGTGGTGCCTTACAAGGGTACGTCGGTTTGGCCGCAACCGATAAACTGAACCAGGTCATTGTCAATGCTGATGTAACTGGTGATAGCGAACAATCCACGCTCCAACCCATGATTGATAAACTCCATGCATCCGACAGGCTAGATGGTTGCCAACTGCTGGCAGATGCTGGGTTTCATAGCGGGGTGAATTTAGACTATTGCGCAGAGAAAGGCGTCGATGCCTATATTGCGGATACCCTCTATCGTAAACGCGATGCGAGGTTTGTGGATCACCAAGATAAAAAGCCGAAGGCAAGGAAACAGAAATACTTTCAATCGAGTGACTTCGAGTATGACCCGCAGGCACAACGCTGTTGGTGCCCAGCGGGAAAAGAACTCTGGCTTTGCTCCTCTGGATATCAAAACAAAGGCGTCGAGTACATTCGCTTTGAAGGTTACCTCAACGACTGTAAAAACTGCGCGATGCAAGCCCAGTGTTTACGTAATGGGGTCAAAGACCGCGGCAGACAGGTGAGTATCCGCAAAGACACCCCTAAAAACAACAGTCGCGCCATTGATCGAATGAAACGCAAAATGGACGGTCCCGAAGGTAGAGCCATCCAAGCAGATCGCATTGGTATTGTCGAACCCGTTTTTGCGCACATGAAACACATAATTGGGTTGCGCTGGTTTAGCTTGAGAGGCATTAAAAAGGTGTCCGGACAATGGTATTTATTCTGCGCGGTACATAACCTGGTAAAAATACAAAAATATGGGAGTTATGCCTGA
- a CDS encoding GNAT family N-acetyltransferase, with protein sequence MEIEITVNGKLEEEEVVSLYQSNGWSSAEKPKELMAALEGSHTVIAGRVDSKLVGLCNALSDGHLVVYYPHMLVHPNFHRKGVGRKMMEAMHSIYKEFHQQILIADGRAIDFYNSVGFSRAGKSEPMWIYQGNEH encoded by the coding sequence ATGGAAATAGAAATTACAGTTAATGGAAAGCTAGAAGAGGAAGAGGTTGTATCTCTATATCAGTCAAATGGCTGGTCTTCTGCAGAAAAACCTAAAGAATTAATGGCTGCATTGGAGGGTTCTCATACCGTCATTGCTGGTCGCGTTGATTCAAAGTTAGTTGGTTTGTGCAACGCGCTGTCTGATGGACACCTTGTGGTGTACTACCCGCATATGCTCGTACATCCAAATTTTCATCGTAAAGGCGTTGGAAGAAAAATGATGGAGGCAATGCATTCCATTTATAAAGAATTTCACCAACAAATACTTATTGCAGATGGTAGGGCAATAGATTTTTATAATTCGGTAGGTTTTTCACGTGCTGGCAAGTCCGAGCCGATGTGGATATATCAAGGAAATGAGCACTAG
- a CDS encoding low molecular weight protein tyrosine phosphatase family protein, whose amino-acid sequence MKNLLFICSRNQWRSPTAETIWRKHADFNVKSAGTSPKARRTVSPADIRWADVIFTMESKHKNRLKAEYTRLLDHKPIYVLDIPDNYQYMDPELVQELESLVPQYLKD is encoded by the coding sequence ATGAAGAACTTACTATTTATATGTAGCCGGAATCAATGGCGTAGTCCTACGGCTGAAACCATATGGCGAAAGCATGCCGATTTTAATGTTAAATCAGCAGGTACCAGCCCAAAAGCGAGAAGAACTGTCAGCCCAGCGGATATCCGCTGGGCTGACGTTATATTCACAATGGAGTCGAAGCATAAGAACCGACTTAAAGCAGAATACACCCGCTTACTTGATCACAAGCCAATTTACGTATTAGATATCCCTGATAACTATCAATATATGGACCCTGAGTTGGTTCAGGAGCTTGAAAGTCTTGTGCCTCAATATCTCAAGGATTAG
- a CDS encoding transposase: protein MARRKHYNSYDDDFKATAVALTEIPGVQANHVAEALDIHEVMLYRWRMEMRRGQIRVKKKNIQIDPDIKSELKRLRKLEREHNLLQEEHALLKKAIQHSLQKKEKSLNSST from the coding sequence ATGGCCAGAAGAAAACATTACAACTCATATGATGACGATTTCAAGGCGACAGCGGTAGCGCTAACGGAAATTCCTGGTGTGCAAGCAAACCATGTTGCTGAAGCGCTCGATATTCATGAAGTGATGCTATATCGTTGGCGAATGGAAATGCGACGAGGGCAGATTAGGGTGAAAAAGAAAAATATACAGATAGATCCAGATATTAAATCGGAGTTGAAAAGGCTGCGTAAGCTGGAGCGGGAGCACAATCTCTTGCAAGAAGAGCACGCCCTTTTAAAAAAAGCCATCCAGCACTCTTTGCAAAAAAAAGAGAAATCTTTGAATTCATCGACCTAA
- a CDS encoding roadblock/LC7 domain-containing protein, which yields MKKIASDLIPIVEEHCKQLLQETSGVFTVVLATADGFDIASASIRGTDPAKIAAMSSSMMSICAAAADETHLGSTNGMTITSDKGLLYSTYIEINGLNYILCVIADSSVIQAQVIYRCNDLSKRLKFL from the coding sequence ATGAAAAAAATTGCTTCCGACTTGATACCCATCGTAGAAGAGCACTGCAAACAGCTGCTGCAAGAGACATCGGGTGTTTTTACTGTTGTTCTCGCCACTGCTGATGGTTTTGACATTGCTTCTGCGAGCATAAGGGGCACGGACCCCGCGAAAATCGCCGCCATGTCGAGCTCAATGATGTCCATATGTGCAGCTGCGGCTGACGAAACGCATCTTGGTAGCACTAACGGAATGACCATTACATCGGATAAAGGCCTACTCTATTCCACATATATTGAAATTAACGGCTTGAACTACATTCTGTGTGTAATAGCGGATAGCTCAGTCATTCAAGCACAGGTAATTTATCGTTGTAACGACTTATCCAAGCGGCTTAAATTTTTATGA
- a CDS encoding thioredoxin family protein, translated as MKNLVLILCLLLTNFANAETGYDPKANPDKDLKAALVSAKEKDKLVLVIFGADWCPDCRSLNKKITEPPLAKTIDNNFSVIHVDVGRWDNNIEFASRFGKPIEKGIPSIAILDKDQGIYYVAQGGEFATARNAKVNSLNDWFEALLKAIDNQELEKRPMSK; from the coding sequence ATGAAAAATCTAGTTTTAATTTTATGTTTACTATTAACAAACTTCGCAAACGCTGAAACAGGTTACGACCCAAAAGCTAATCCAGATAAAGATTTGAAAGCCGCATTAGTAAGTGCGAAGGAAAAAGATAAATTGGTGTTGGTAATATTCGGGGCTGATTGGTGTCCAGATTGCAGAAGCCTGAATAAAAAAATAACCGAGCCACCACTTGCGAAAACTATAGATAATAATTTTAGCGTTATTCACGTTGATGTTGGCCGTTGGGACAATAATATCGAATTTGCCAGCCGCTTCGGTAAACCGATCGAAAAAGGAATTCCATCGATTGCAATATTGGATAAAGACCAAGGCATTTACTATGTGGCACAGGGTGGTGAGTTTGCGACCGCACGAAATGCCAAAGTGAATTCGCTAAACGATTGGTTTGAGGCATTGTTGAAGGCCATAGATAACCAAGAGCTGGAAAAGCGACCGATGTCGAAGTGA
- a CDS encoding GTP-binding protein has product MNDFKIVFSGTTGAGKTTAIAAISEIPPVKTDVLNTDDTLDKAYTTVGLDYGEITLSNNERLRLFGTPGQERFEFMWRIVVRDALGLVILIDNSRAAPLEDLSLYVHAFRSALDTVPCVVGVGRTEHHTRPSIDDFADHLASFNLSLPIIPVDVRQKDDVTTLLHILLAQIESDVHTS; this is encoded by the coding sequence ATGAACGATTTTAAAATTGTGTTCAGTGGTACCACTGGTGCGGGAAAAACAACGGCAATCGCAGCAATTAGCGAAATCCCCCCGGTCAAAACGGACGTGCTTAACACTGACGACACTCTCGACAAAGCTTACACTACCGTAGGTTTGGATTATGGCGAAATAACCCTGTCCAATAACGAACGTCTGCGCCTGTTCGGCACACCGGGGCAGGAGCGGTTCGAGTTTATGTGGCGGATTGTAGTACGTGATGCACTTGGCCTTGTAATATTAATTGACAATTCACGCGCCGCTCCACTGGAAGATCTCTCGCTTTACGTTCATGCGTTTAGATCGGCATTAGACACTGTGCCTTGTGTAGTTGGTGTAGGTCGTACAGAGCATCATACTCGCCCCTCCATTGATGACTTTGCCGATCACCTGGCGTCATTTAACCTAAGCCTACCGATCATACCTGTCGACGTCAGGCAAAAAGACGACGTAACCACCTTGCTACATATTTTACTCGCACAGATCGAATCCGACGTACATACCTCATGA